A genomic window from Pseudomonas leptonychotis includes:
- a CDS encoding S8 family serine peptidase: MQGFQRTTALLLLLSAGWASVQADEKPSFAAQAQIAVDDQQSPRYIIKYKELTPSPMSQANQPQPLSAGQFESRAAQRLLSQAQVQPLMHLDSQAASVAYLSPAQLKQLQANPAVDYIELDPRRYLMAEQVPYGIPMVQADLLPDNAISNMKVCIVDSGYDLGHQDLPSAGITGNDGYGNVNSGNWYEDGNGHGTHVAGTIAALGGNDLGVVGVSPSGNLGLHIVKVFNNSGNWAYGSDLVMAIQQCRAAGSTVISMSLGGGGSSVTERNAMDAAYQNGVLVVAAAGNSGNGTLSYPASYDSVVSVAAVDSSGNRASFSQYNNQVEVAAPGVGVRSTLPGNNYANYNGTSMATPHVSAVYALVWSQHRQCTPAQIRKVVNSTAEDRGTPGRDPYYGYGIVKAKRASDLIAQRGCDATGDGNGEEQTYPNLAGAQNAWLRYNVVVPSGAQRLTVRISGGTGDADLYTRLGSQPTTSQWTCRPYLEGNQETCTQENPAAGTWHIGLRGYNSFSGVTLYWRYE, from the coding sequence ATGCAAGGATTCCAACGCACCACTGCCTTACTGCTGTTGCTCAGCGCAGGCTGGGCCTCCGTCCAGGCCGACGAAAAGCCCAGCTTCGCAGCCCAAGCGCAGATCGCTGTCGATGATCAGCAATCACCGCGCTACATCATCAAATACAAGGAGCTGACGCCCTCGCCGATGAGCCAGGCCAACCAGCCACAACCCCTAAGCGCCGGCCAGTTCGAAAGCCGCGCCGCGCAGCGTCTGCTCAGCCAGGCGCAGGTACAGCCGCTGATGCACCTGGACAGCCAGGCCGCCAGCGTGGCTTACCTGAGCCCGGCGCAACTCAAACAACTGCAGGCCAACCCGGCAGTCGACTATATCGAGCTCGACCCACGCCGCTACCTGATGGCCGAACAGGTGCCCTATGGCATCCCAATGGTGCAGGCCGACCTGTTACCGGACAACGCCATTTCCAATATGAAGGTGTGCATCGTCGACTCTGGCTACGACCTCGGCCATCAAGATTTACCGTCAGCCGGCATCACCGGTAATGACGGTTACGGCAACGTCAACAGTGGCAACTGGTACGAAGATGGCAACGGCCATGGCACCCACGTCGCCGGCACTATCGCTGCGCTGGGGGGTAATGACCTTGGCGTGGTCGGCGTCAGCCCGTCGGGCAACCTCGGTTTACATATCGTCAAGGTGTTCAACAACAGCGGCAACTGGGCCTATGGTTCGGATCTGGTGATGGCCATCCAGCAGTGCCGGGCTGCCGGCTCAACGGTGATCAGCATGAGCCTGGGCGGCGGCGGCTCGTCAGTAACTGAGCGCAATGCCATGGATGCGGCCTACCAGAATGGTGTGTTGGTCGTCGCGGCGGCCGGCAACAGTGGCAACGGTACCCTGTCCTACCCGGCCTCCTACGACTCAGTCGTATCGGTCGCGGCGGTCGACAGCAGCGGTAATCGTGCCTCGTTCTCGCAGTACAACAACCAGGTCGAAGTCGCCGCTCCCGGCGTTGGCGTGCGCTCCACCCTGCCTGGCAATAACTATGCAAACTACAACGGCACCTCCATGGCCACACCGCATGTGTCAGCGGTCTATGCCCTGGTGTGGAGTCAGCACCGCCAGTGCACCCCTGCGCAGATCCGCAAGGTGGTTAACAGTACCGCCGAAGACCGTGGCACTCCGGGCCGCGACCCCTATTACGGCTACGGTATCGTCAAGGCCAAACGGGCCAGTGACCTGATCGCCCAGCGCGGCTGTGATGCCACGGGGGATGGCAATGGCGAGGAACAGACCTACCCCAACCTCGCCGGTGCGCAGAATGCCTGGCTGCGTTACAACGTGGTCGTGCCAAGCGGCGCCCAGCGTCTGACCGTACGAATCAGCGGCGGTACGGGTGATGCAGACCTCTACACCCGCCTGGGCAGCCAGCCCACCACCAGTCAATGGACCTGCCGGCCCTACCTCGAAGGCAATCAGGAAACCTGCACCCAGGAAAACCCGGCAGCCGGCACCTGGCATATAGGTTTGCGCGGCTACAACAGCTTTTCCGGGGTAACCCTCTACTGGCGTTACGAGTAA
- a CDS encoding GNAT family N-acetyltransferase — protein sequence MDIRRVEAGELDALLALYEHLHPNDQPLPERRQVETVWQAIMANPSHRCLGLYLDEQLVASCSINLVANLTRGCRPLALVENVVTHAEYRGCGYGQALLAHALAFAWEQGCYKVMLMTSSQDPATLRFYEAAGFDRHDKQAFIAKPPL from the coding sequence ATGGATATTCGCCGCGTCGAGGCCGGTGAGCTGGATGCATTGCTTGCGTTGTATGAGCATTTACACCCTAACGATCAACCATTGCCGGAACGCCGTCAGGTTGAAACGGTGTGGCAGGCGATCATGGCCAATCCTTCTCACCGTTGTTTGGGCCTGTACCTCGATGAGCAGCTGGTGGCCAGTTGCAGCATTAACCTGGTCGCCAATCTCACGCGCGGTTGCAGGCCCTTAGCCCTGGTCGAAAACGTAGTGACCCATGCTGAGTATCGCGGGTGTGGCTACGGTCAGGCGTTGCTGGCACACGCCTTGGCCTTTGCCTGGGAACAGGGCTGCTACAAAGTCATGCTGATGACCAGCAGCCAGGATCCGGCCACGCTGCGCTTCTATGAGGCGGCGGGCTTTGATCGGCATGACAAGCAGGCATTTATCGCCAAGCCACCGCTCTAA
- a CDS encoding DUF4212 domain-containing protein, producing MTSEKANAAAYWKANVRLITWSLIVWALVSYGFAILLRPMLAGISVGGTDLGFWFAQQGSIITFVGIIFFYAWKMNKLDKQFGVEE from the coding sequence ATGACTTCTGAAAAAGCAAACGCTGCAGCGTATTGGAAGGCGAATGTTCGGCTTATCACCTGGAGCCTGATTGTGTGGGCACTCGTGTCTTACGGCTTTGCCATATTGCTTCGACCCATGCTGGCAGGCATTTCTGTCGGCGGCACCGACCTTGGTTTCTGGTTCGCCCAGCAAGGTTCGATCATCACCTTTGTCGGGATCATTTTCTTCTACGCCTGGAAAATGAACAAACTCGATAAACAATTCGGTGTTGAGGAATAA
- a CDS encoding OsmC family protein, translating into MTEYSAEVIWQRGEQDFLGNRYSRRHLLRFDGGAEVAGSSSPHVVPLPMSDETAVDPEEAFVASLSSCHMLWFLSIAAKRRFCVDTYHDNASGLMQANDLGKLYIAQITLRPAVSFSGERVPTHQQIEQMHHQAHEECFIANSVKSEVRCEPRFTA; encoded by the coding sequence ATGACCGAATATAGCGCCGAGGTAATCTGGCAGCGCGGCGAGCAGGACTTTTTGGGTAATCGCTACAGCCGCCGGCATCTGCTGCGTTTCGATGGCGGCGCAGAAGTCGCCGGTTCATCCTCACCCCACGTGGTGCCGCTGCCGATGTCAGACGAAACAGCGGTAGACCCCGAAGAAGCCTTTGTCGCGTCGCTCTCCAGCTGCCATATGCTCTGGTTTCTCTCCATCGCCGCCAAACGCCGCTTCTGCGTCGATACGTACCATGACAACGCCAGCGGCCTGATGCAGGCCAACGATCTCGGCAAACTGTATATCGCCCAGATCACCTTGCGCCCAGCCGTTAGCTTCTCCGGTGAGCGCGTGCCGACGCACCAGCAGATTGAGCAGATGCATCATCAGGCGCACGAAGAATGCTTTATCGCCAACTCGGTGAAGTCCGAGGTGCGCTGCGAACCGCGTTTTACCGCGTAA
- a CDS encoding DUF2628 domain-containing protein has product MTQSNPYATPQAAVVDPESQVSAEHIAALPVSDKWKQRFSAIHHAGGIKMPKLKELPAAERRKAFSFNFLAFFFGPIYYAFKGMWKKGLALFVACAAVVITLGLGLEYVGYGKLANALGYGVSAVFAARANIDYYKKMLLNDNGWW; this is encoded by the coding sequence ATGACGCAGAGCAATCCATACGCCACCCCTCAAGCCGCAGTCGTCGACCCGGAGTCACAGGTCAGCGCCGAACATATCGCCGCCTTGCCGGTTTCAGATAAATGGAAGCAGCGCTTTAGCGCAATCCACCATGCCGGCGGCATCAAGATGCCCAAACTCAAGGAGCTGCCCGCAGCGGAGCGGCGCAAAGCCTTCAGCTTCAACTTCCTGGCATTCTTCTTCGGACCGATTTACTACGCCTTTAAAGGCATGTGGAAGAAAGGTTTGGCCCTGTTTGTGGCCTGCGCAGCCGTGGTGATCACGCTCGGGCTCGGCCTGGAGTACGTCGGCTACGGCAAGCTTGCCAATGCCCTGGGCTACGGCGTCAGCGCGGTATTCGCGGCGCGCGCCAATATCGATTACTACAAGAAGATGCTGCTCAACGATAACGGCTGGTGGTAG
- the creB gene encoding two-component system response regulator CreB encodes MPHILIVEDEAAIADTLIFALQSEGFTTTWMSLAEQALTEQQRNPADLLILDVGLPDISGFEACKRLRRFSEVPVIFLTARSEEIDRVVGLEIGADDYVVKPFSPREVAARVKVILKRMAPRDLPAASSTNVPFQLDVDRVQIHYHGQLLSLTRHEFRLLQSLLAQPERVFSREQLLDGLGVAADVGYERTIDSHIKSLRAKLRQVSADAEPIQTHRGLGYSYSPRHA; translated from the coding sequence ATGCCGCATATTCTGATTGTCGAAGACGAAGCCGCGATCGCCGATACGCTGATCTTTGCCCTGCAAAGTGAAGGCTTTACCACCACGTGGATGAGCCTGGCCGAGCAGGCCCTGACGGAGCAGCAACGCAACCCCGCCGACCTGCTGATTCTCGATGTTGGCCTGCCGGATATCAGCGGCTTTGAAGCCTGTAAGCGCTTACGGCGATTCTCCGAGGTGCCGGTGATTTTTCTTACCGCGCGTAGCGAGGAAATCGACCGCGTGGTGGGGTTGGAAATTGGCGCCGACGATTATGTGGTCAAGCCTTTTAGCCCGCGTGAAGTGGCGGCGCGGGTCAAGGTCATCCTCAAACGTATGGCCCCGCGCGACCTACCGGCCGCCAGTTCTACTAACGTACCGTTCCAGTTGGATGTCGACCGGGTGCAGATCCACTACCACGGCCAGCTACTGAGCCTCACACGTCATGAATTCCGTTTGCTGCAAAGCCTGCTGGCGCAACCCGAGCGGGTGTTCTCCCGCGAGCAGTTGCTCGACGGTCTGGGCGTCGCGGCTGATGTGGGTTATGAGCGCACCATCGACAGCCATATCAAAAGCCTGCGCGCCAAACTGCGCCAGGTGAGCGCTGATGCTGAGCCGATTCAGACCCATCGCGGCCTGGGGTATAGCTATTCACCGAGGCACGCCTGA
- a CDS encoding CBS domain-containing protein, with amino-acid sequence MITVAEILRAKPQAAVYSVTPTTSVLDAIKLMAEKGIGALVVLDKGRLAGIVSERDYARKIVLLERSASDIAISEIMTADVLTVGLRDTSQHCMQLMTDRHLRHLPVLGDGELIGLLSIGDLVKHTIAEQASLIQQLEQYIRGE; translated from the coding sequence ATGATCACAGTCGCCGAGATACTCCGCGCTAAGCCACAGGCCGCTGTTTACAGCGTCACCCCGACTACTTCGGTGCTCGATGCCATCAAGCTGATGGCCGAAAAGGGCATCGGTGCGTTGGTGGTGTTGGACAAGGGCCGCCTGGCCGGCATCGTCAGCGAGCGTGACTACGCCCGTAAAATCGTGCTGCTGGAGCGCTCGGCTTCAGATATTGCCATCAGCGAAATTATGACAGCAGATGTCCTGACCGTTGGCCTGCGTGACACCTCGCAGCACTGCATGCAGCTGATGACCGACCGCCATTTACGTCACCTGCCTGTCTTGGGCGACGGTGAGCTGATCGGTCTGTTGTCGATTGGTGACTTGGTCAAACACACCATCGCCGAACAGGCCAGCCTGATCCAACAACTGGAGCAGTACATTCGCGGCGAATAA
- a CDS encoding DinB family protein — MSNAHLLTSLLQYKAWANQELLTDLQRLDSVTQQAELHAALRILNHIHVVECIFAANLQGISHHYNATNTTETPTLEALRQAVVETDRWYLDYAAGLSAEQLAERLNFNFVDGDTGCMSREEMLAHIITHGGYHRGAVGRIMAQLQLAPPRDIYTRFLHQTEPQRRKP; from the coding sequence ATGAGCAACGCCCACCTATTAACCTCACTGCTGCAGTACAAAGCCTGGGCCAATCAAGAGTTATTGACTGATTTACAACGCCTTGATTCCGTCACCCAGCAAGCGGAGCTGCACGCGGCCCTGCGCATCCTCAATCACATCCATGTGGTCGAGTGCATCTTTGCCGCCAACTTGCAGGGGATTAGCCATCACTACAACGCCACCAACACCACCGAAACGCCCACGCTGGAAGCGCTGCGCCAAGCTGTAGTGGAGACTGATCGTTGGTATCTGGACTATGCCGCAGGGCTAAGTGCTGAACAGCTGGCCGAGCGCTTGAACTTCAATTTTGTCGATGGCGATACCGGCTGTATGAGCCGTGAAGAAATGCTCGCGCACATCATCACCCATGGTGGTTACCACCGAGGTGCAGTCGGCCGAATCATGGCGCAGCTGCAGTTGGCCCCACCAAGGGATATTTACACACGCTTTCTGCATCAGACCGAGCCGCAGCGCCGCAAACCTTAG
- a CDS encoding alpha/beta fold hydrolase gives MNPTAYGCPDGQPLFYFHGVPGAAVEAAMLHQAALAHGIKLLVVERNLPGELGSADYLQQLAQQISDSAAGQPIRLLGFSIGACLALRVAALLGERVTEVYLLSAAAPLQIPSNSIGMGVGRYTFLWAQHYPRLFRAFAWYQALLAKISPGLLLKLLFNGAGGKDPELLHQADTRAWLADIQRACFKHGISSYARDVNLYVEPWAAELENVTAAVSLWHGEADNWAPIAMSIYLQEHLRTASVVSRGPEQAHYSCLLANAEAVMVTVQLNISATPTAES, from the coding sequence GTGAACCCAACTGCATACGGCTGTCCCGATGGGCAGCCACTGTTCTACTTCCATGGCGTGCCAGGCGCAGCGGTTGAGGCGGCGATGCTGCATCAGGCCGCTTTGGCGCACGGCATCAAACTGCTAGTGGTGGAGCGCAATCTGCCGGGCGAACTTGGCAGTGCGGATTATCTGCAACAACTGGCGCAACAGATCAGTGATAGCGCGGCGGGCCAGCCAATTCGCCTGCTTGGCTTTTCCATCGGCGCCTGTCTGGCGTTACGTGTCGCCGCGCTGCTGGGTGAGCGGGTGACCGAGGTTTACCTGCTATCGGCTGCCGCACCGCTGCAGATCCCCAGCAACAGCATCGGCATGGGTGTGGGGCGCTATACCTTCCTCTGGGCGCAACATTATCCAAGGCTGTTCCGGGCCTTTGCCTGGTACCAGGCGCTGCTGGCGAAAATCAGCCCAGGCCTGCTGCTGAAGCTTCTGTTTAACGGTGCCGGCGGCAAAGACCCAGAACTCCTGCATCAGGCCGACACTCGGGCATGGCTGGCGGATATTCAACGCGCGTGTTTCAAACATGGGATTAGCAGCTATGCGCGCGACGTAAACCTCTATGTCGAGCCCTGGGCCGCAGAGCTGGAGAACGTCACGGCGGCGGTCAGCCTGTGGCATGGCGAAGCAGATAACTGGGCGCCCATTGCCATGTCGATTTACCTGCAGGAGCATCTGCGCACAGCCAGTGTCGTGAGCCGTGGCCCCGAACAAGCGCACTACTCTTGCCTGCTGGCGAACGCTGAAGCCGTTATGGTGACGGTGCAGCTGAACATTTCAGCAACCCCAACGGCCGAGAGCTAA
- a CDS encoding DUF3096 domain-containing protein — MTLALTPLLSLIAGILILIVPRLLNYIVAIYLIVVGLVGIFGTGNFNLSF; from the coding sequence ATGACCCTTGCCCTTACTCCGCTACTTTCGTTGATTGCCGGCATTTTGATTCTGATTGTGCCGCGTCTGCTTAATTACATCGTGGCGATTTATCTGATTGTGGTTGGCTTGGTCGGCATATTTGGCACCGGTAATTTCAATCTGAGTTTTTAA
- the creC gene encoding two-component system sensor histidine kinase CreC: MPLGIRIFLVYFLFVGLAGWFVLSTVMDEIRPGVRQSTEETLVDTANLLAEILRDEVKAGRLQQSRLPQVLQAYGQRQPQAQIWGVEKTQVNHRIYVTDAKGMVLLDSTGAAVGQDYSRWNDVLRTLRGEYGARSTKEDPSDPDSSVMYVAAPIMDGAQIIGVVSVAKPNRTLQPYIERSEQRLAWLGGGLIVLGLLIGAFLSWWLSAALRKLTRYAQAVSAGQRAELPSVRGGELAQLAEAIERMRTELEGKAYVERYVHTLTHELKSPLAAIRGAAELLDGEMPSEQRQRFVANIEQESERMQQLIERLLHLAQVEQRQGLEEQVAVPLRALVDGLLQAQMARIEAAHLQIEQLVSPELSACGEAFLLRQAVANLLDNALDFTPPGGLIRFSAEVHGGQVELRLFNQGEPIPDYALARLSERFYSLPRPNNGRKSTGLGLNFVEEVMQLHGGELRIGNVTGGVEAWLRLPRFTER; encoded by the coding sequence ATGCCCTTGGGGATACGCATCTTTCTGGTGTACTTCCTGTTTGTTGGCCTGGCCGGCTGGTTCGTCCTGAGTACGGTGATGGACGAAATCCGCCCCGGCGTGCGCCAGAGCACCGAGGAAACCCTGGTCGATACTGCCAACCTGCTGGCGGAAATTTTGCGTGATGAGGTCAAGGCCGGGCGCTTGCAGCAGAGCCGTTTACCTCAGGTGTTGCAGGCTTACGGGCAGCGCCAGCCGCAGGCGCAAATCTGGGGCGTGGAGAAGACTCAGGTTAACCATCGCATCTATGTCACCGACGCCAAGGGTATGGTTTTGCTCGACTCTACGGGTGCAGCGGTGGGGCAGGACTATTCACGTTGGAACGATGTGCTGCGTACCCTGCGTGGCGAGTACGGCGCGCGATCGACCAAGGAAGACCCGAGCGATCCGGATTCCTCGGTGATGTATGTGGCCGCGCCGATTATGGACGGTGCGCAGATTATCGGCGTGGTCTCGGTGGCCAAACCCAATCGCACGCTGCAGCCTTACATTGAACGCTCCGAGCAGCGCCTGGCCTGGCTTGGCGGTGGCTTGATCGTATTGGGCTTATTGATTGGTGCATTTCTCTCCTGGTGGCTCAGTGCCGCGCTGCGCAAGCTGACCCGTTATGCCCAGGCGGTCAGCGCCGGGCAGCGTGCGGAGTTGCCCAGCGTACGTGGCGGCGAGTTGGCGCAATTGGCCGAGGCCATCGAGCGCATGCGCACCGAGCTGGAGGGCAAGGCCTATGTCGAGCGCTACGTGCACACCCTGACCCACGAGCTGAAAAGCCCGTTGGCGGCGATTCGCGGTGCGGCGGAACTGCTCGATGGTGAGATGCCAAGTGAGCAACGCCAGCGCTTCGTCGCCAATATCGAGCAGGAAAGTGAGCGCATGCAGCAGCTGATCGAGCGCCTGCTGCACCTGGCCCAGGTCGAGCAGCGTCAAGGACTGGAGGAGCAAGTGGCGGTGCCGCTACGGGCGTTGGTCGATGGCCTATTGCAGGCGCAAATGGCGCGCATCGAAGCCGCGCATTTACAGATTGAACAGCTGGTTTCACCCGAACTAAGTGCCTGCGGCGAGGCGTTTTTGCTGCGCCAGGCCGTGGCTAATCTGCTTGATAACGCCCTGGATTTTACCCCGCCCGGTGGGCTGATCCGCTTCAGTGCCGAGGTCCATGGCGGGCAGGTCGAGCTGCGCCTGTTCAACCAGGGCGAGCCGATCCCCGACTACGCGTTGGCGCGCTTGAGCGAACGTTTCTATTCTCTGCCTCGCCCCAACAATGGGCGCAAGAGCACCGGTTTGGGGCTTAATTTTGTCGAGGAAGTGATGCAACTGCACGGCGGCGAATTACGCATCGGTAATGTCACCGGCGGGGTTGAGGCGTGGTTGCGCTTGCCGCGTTTTACCGAGCGCTGA
- the gbpA gene encoding N-acetylglucosamine-binding protein GbpA: MNKRQWICAASALSMLGSGNVFAHGYIKQPEARGYLCKLGENSQCGAVQWEPQSVEGYSGFPQNGPADGQIASAGLAQFSPLNEQTVSRWAKRPITAGPTNFTWRFTANHATRNWRYYITRPDWLANQPLNRAAFELVPFCVVDGGMQQPPQEVTHNCDVPPREGYQVILGVWEVGDTPMSFYNVMDVMFADVSTPPDPSAWQAKGMLYPSIDLQVGDQAMTRVFDASGERSDLQTRLQVETSEQGQRNQWTYLLASRINQQQSQLKAGQRGSDGAIQPVYGQNSLFARADSGIQRIEVQIDKATAPNHDLLVDGLQPSYRIRGGQLRLEFNVTAVGALQISSYVYDHDGNAKGFAATELDNNSQPLSIDVESPVPGHHQLVVSAKVVGSEQVLQKTFDMMFVADDGSASYDFTFPDGLRSYTAGTRVLQPKTGQLYQCRPFPQSGYCMQWSAASTQFEPGIGSHWQDAWIAD; this comes from the coding sequence ATGAACAAGCGCCAATGGATTTGCGCAGCCAGCGCACTATCGATGCTGGGTAGCGGCAACGTATTCGCCCACGGCTATATCAAACAACCTGAAGCACGCGGCTATCTGTGCAAGCTGGGTGAAAACAGCCAATGCGGTGCCGTGCAATGGGAGCCGCAAAGCGTGGAAGGCTACTCCGGCTTCCCACAAAACGGCCCCGCCGATGGGCAGATCGCCAGCGCCGGTCTGGCACAGTTTTCCCCCCTCAATGAGCAGACAGTCAGCCGCTGGGCCAAGCGCCCAATCACTGCAGGCCCGACGAATTTCACCTGGCGCTTTACCGCCAACCACGCCACACGCAACTGGCGCTACTACATCACCCGCCCCGACTGGCTGGCCAATCAGCCGTTAAACCGTGCCGCGTTCGAGCTGGTACCGTTCTGCGTGGTCGATGGCGGCATGCAACAGCCGCCGCAGGAGGTCACCCATAACTGCGATGTACCGCCGCGCGAGGGCTACCAGGTGATCCTCGGGGTCTGGGAAGTGGGCGATACGCCAATGAGCTTCTACAACGTGATGGATGTGATGTTCGCTGATGTGAGCACACCACCTGATCCATCAGCCTGGCAAGCCAAAGGCATGCTCTACCCCTCGATCGACCTGCAAGTCGGCGACCAGGCAATGACGCGGGTCTTCGATGCCAGCGGCGAACGCAGTGACTTGCAGACTCGGCTGCAGGTTGAAACCAGCGAGCAGGGCCAACGCAACCAGTGGACCTATCTGCTGGCCAGCCGCATCAACCAGCAACAGAGCCAGCTCAAGGCCGGCCAACGCGGCAGCGACGGCGCAATCCAGCCGGTATACGGTCAGAACAGCCTGTTCGCCCGCGCCGACAGTGGCATCCAGCGCATTGAGGTGCAGATCGACAAAGCCACGGCGCCGAACCACGACCTGCTGGTCGATGGTTTGCAGCCCAGCTATCGCATCCGTGGCGGTCAGCTGCGGCTTGAATTCAACGTCACCGCCGTCGGCGCGCTGCAGATCAGCAGCTACGTCTACGACCACGACGGCAATGCCAAAGGCTTTGCCGCCACCGAACTGGACAACAACAGCCAGCCCTTGAGCATCGATGTCGAGAGCCCTGTGCCCGGCCATCACCAGTTGGTGGTCAGCGCCAAGGTGGTCGGCAGCGAGCAGGTGCTGCAGAAGACCTTCGATATGATGTTCGTCGCAGACGACGGCAGCGCCAGCTACGACTTCACCTTCCCAGACGGCCTGCGCAGCTACACGGCCGGCACCCGGGTGCTGCAACCCAAGACGGGACAGCTGTATCAGTGTCGTCCCTTTCCTCAGAGTGGCTATTGCATGCAATGGTCAGCCGCCTCGACCCAGTTCGAGCCCGGTATCGGTAGCCATTGGCAAGACGCCTGGATAGCCGACTGA
- the creD gene encoding cell envelope integrity protein CreD, producing MSRILGFKLGAIALLILLLLVPLSMIGGLVSERQYQRAEVLQDIARSSSYRQQLTGPILVMPYTKVWHQWKTHAKTGERYMEEQRSRGRLYFLPERFVLNGQVSTEERARGIYKALLYRSDNQISGAFKLPARLGLGDELGLYQFDRPFLSVGISDIRGISNDLQLRFNGSNLSFAPGSAEERFGAGVHAPLPVLDSQGGQTLEFAFDLKLQGTEQLSITPVGRDSRVELTSGWPHPSFVGEYLPSSREVSAKGFKAQWQTSFFATNLEEALADCVREDSCNALTARNFGVSFVDPVDQYLKTERAIKYALLFIGLTFAVFFLFEVLKRMAVHPVQYALVGMSLALFYLLLLSLSEHLSFALAYGIAATACVLLIGFYVSYVLHSALRGAGFGTLLALLYGMLFGLLGAEDYALLMGSVLVFGVLAGVMVLTRKLDWYGVGRLPLASPASDL from the coding sequence ATGAGCCGCATTCTGGGCTTCAAGCTGGGCGCTATTGCCCTGCTGATTTTGTTATTGCTGGTCCCGCTGTCGATGATCGGCGGGCTGGTGAGCGAGCGGCAGTATCAACGCGCCGAGGTGCTGCAGGACATCGCGCGCAGCTCCAGTTATCGCCAGCAACTTACCGGGCCGATTCTGGTAATGCCTTACACCAAGGTCTGGCACCAATGGAAAACCCACGCTAAGACCGGTGAGCGTTATATGGAGGAGCAACGCAGCCGGGGGCGTCTGTACTTCCTGCCGGAGCGCTTTGTGCTCAATGGCCAGGTCAGTACCGAGGAACGTGCACGCGGCATCTACAAGGCACTGCTGTACCGCAGCGACAACCAGATCAGTGGTGCCTTCAAACTGCCGGCGCGTCTGGGATTGGGTGATGAGCTGGGCCTGTATCAGTTTGATCGGCCGTTTCTCTCGGTCGGCATCAGCGACATCCGTGGTATCAGCAATGACCTGCAGCTGCGCTTCAACGGCAGCAACCTGAGTTTTGCCCCCGGCAGCGCGGAAGAGCGTTTTGGCGCTGGCGTGCATGCCCCTTTGCCAGTGTTGGATAGCCAGGGCGGGCAAACTCTGGAGTTCGCTTTCGACCTGAAACTGCAGGGCACCGAGCAGCTGAGCATCACTCCGGTAGGCCGTGATAGCCGAGTCGAGCTGACTTCCGGCTGGCCACACCCGAGCTTTGTCGGCGAATACCTGCCGAGTAGTCGTGAGGTGTCGGCCAAAGGCTTTAAGGCGCAGTGGCAGACCAGCTTCTTCGCCACCAACCTGGAAGAGGCACTGGCAGATTGTGTACGCGAAGACAGCTGCAATGCGCTGACTGCACGCAACTTCGGTGTGAGCTTTGTCGACCCGGTGGACCAGTACCTGAAGACCGAGCGTGCGATCAAATATGCGCTGCTGTTTATCGGCCTGACCTTCGCCGTGTTCTTCCTCTTTGAAGTGCTCAAACGCATGGCCGTGCACCCGGTGCAATACGCCCTGGTGGGCATGTCGCTGGCGCTGTTCTACCTGTTGCTGCTGTCGCTGTCCGAGCACCTGAGTTTTGCCCTGGCCTACGGTATTGCCGCGACCGCCTGTGTGCTGCTGATCGGCTTCTACGTCAGTTATGTGCTGCACAGCGCCCTGCGCGGCGCGGGCTTTGGCACCTTGCTGGCGCTGCTCTACGGCATGTTGTTCGGCCTGCTTGGGGCTGAGGACTATGCCCTGTTGATGGGCTCGGTGCTGGTGTTCGGCGTGCTCGCCGGGGTGATGGTGCTGACCCGCAAACTCGACTGGTACGGCGTCGGCCGCCTACCACTGGCCAGCCCAGCCAGCGACCTTTGA
- a CDS encoding DUF2834 domain-containing protein, which produces MKKLALPLITLLAFSAYTLYVMLQADQSLLQFGLQLMSSADTAQVVIDLYILAALACIWMYQDGRARGKSLTYLLAFFGLTALFVSAGPLLYLVLKAIDSDRNAAQGAP; this is translated from the coding sequence ATGAAAAAGCTCGCCCTACCTCTGATCACCCTGCTGGCCTTCAGCGCCTACACGCTCTATGTGATGCTGCAAGCCGATCAATCACTGCTGCAATTTGGCTTGCAGCTGATGTCCAGCGCCGATACCGCTCAGGTGGTGATCGACCTTTATATTCTCGCGGCGCTGGCCTGCATCTGGATGTACCAAGATGGTCGCGCGCGCGGTAAGTCACTGACCTACCTGCTAGCGTTTTTCGGGCTTACCGCACTGTTTGTCTCAGCGGGGCCGCTGCTCTATCTGGTGCTCAAGGCCATAGACTCAGACCGCAACGCGGCGCAGGGCGCGCCATAA